A DNA window from Acinetobacter sp. 10FS3-1 contains the following coding sequences:
- the mnmE gene encoding tRNA uridine-5-carboxymethylaminomethyl(34) synthesis GTPase MnmE, with protein MLNPTTTIAAIATPPGRGGVGVIRLSGPKSYAIAQALTQKDLPNARFAGFRQFYDAAGEVMDEGLVLCFPNPSSFTGEDVVELQGHGGPVIQNALLGRLLELGATAAKAGEFSMRAFENGKLDLVQAEAIADLIDATSQAAARSAVRSLQGAFSTKVNAVLEQLIHLRLHVEAAIDFPEEEIDFLADGKILNLLDGVSTAVTQVQQSARQGQLLREGLQVVIAGKPNAGKSSLLNALAGIERAIVTDIAGTTRDVLHEKITLNGLPITLTDTAGLRETGDIVEKEGIRRAIKEIEQADLLLLVYDLSQGEDPLQLAQEYFAEYIEPKRLILIGNKADLTGTEAKIGDLKGFRHITVSAKQETGVQSLIEAITEHAGFQPEEDTFIARTRHLDAMKRTQHYLAEAREQLVVYNAGELVAESLRLAQNALGEITGDFSADDLLGKIFGSFCIGK; from the coding sequence ATGCTTAACCCAACCACAACGATTGCTGCAATTGCAACTCCCCCAGGGCGTGGCGGTGTGGGGGTAATTCGCCTGTCAGGTCCAAAATCCTATGCGATTGCGCAGGCCTTAACCCAGAAAGACTTACCCAATGCCCGTTTTGCCGGTTTTCGCCAGTTTTATGATGCTGCCGGTGAGGTGATGGATGAGGGACTGGTGCTTTGCTTTCCTAACCCGAGTTCCTTTACCGGTGAGGATGTGGTCGAGTTACAAGGTCATGGCGGTCCGGTGATCCAGAATGCCCTGCTGGGCCGTTTGCTGGAGCTGGGCGCAACAGCTGCCAAAGCCGGTGAATTTTCCATGCGTGCCTTTGAAAATGGCAAACTGGATTTGGTTCAGGCCGAGGCGATTGCAGACCTGATTGATGCCACCTCACAGGCAGCCGCACGTTCTGCGGTACGTTCCTTACAGGGCGCTTTTTCCACCAAAGTCAATGCAGTACTGGAACAGCTGATCCATTTGCGCTTGCATGTGGAAGCGGCGATTGATTTTCCGGAAGAGGAAATTGATTTTCTGGCAGATGGCAAAATTTTAAACTTGCTGGATGGAGTCTCGACTGCCGTGACGCAGGTACAGCAGTCTGCACGTCAGGGACAGTTGCTGCGTGAAGGTCTACAGGTGGTGATTGCCGGCAAGCCCAATGCTGGTAAATCTTCTTTACTGAATGCCTTGGCTGGAATTGAACGTGCCATTGTGACCGATATTGCCGGCACTACGCGCGATGTTCTGCATGAGAAAATTACTTTAAATGGACTACCGATTACTCTGACTGATACCGCCGGTTTACGGGAAACAGGTGATATTGTGGAAAAAGAAGGGATTCGCCGTGCCATTAAAGAGATTGAACAGGCGGATTTACTGCTGCTGGTCTATGACTTGAGCCAAGGTGAAGATCCGCTTCAACTGGCTCAAGAATATTTTGCAGAGTATATCGAACCGAAACGTTTAATCTTGATTGGTAATAAAGCCGACTTAACCGGTACAGAGGCAAAAATCGGAGATTTAAAAGGCTTCCGCCATATTACTGTGTCTGCCAAGCAGGAAACAGGCGTACAGTCGCTGATAGAGGCGATTACAGAGCATGCAGGCTTCCAGCCTGAAGAGGATACCTTTATTGCCCGTACCCGCCATTTAGACGCAATGAAGCGTACCCAGCACTATCTTGCTGAAGCACGTGAGCAACTGGTGGTTTATAACGCAGGTGAACTGGTCGCGGAGTCACTGCGACTGGCACAAAATGCCTTGGGGGAAATTACCGGTGACTTTAGCGCAGATGATTTGCTGGGGAAAATATTTGGGTCATTCTGTATCGGGAAATAA